The following proteins are encoded in a genomic region of Bosea beijingensis:
- a CDS encoding HlyD family efflux transporter periplasmic adaptor subunit, with amino-acid sequence MTALTEAPPLPVLRPDLALLQGAPGRQGEPRWLIHDALQQRFIQLEDTAHRLLTLWPLCRTAGELASAMERHFGIEVDAREIEAFVAFLHTNHLTAGDDWRRLHALSQQHRSLIWRALHGYLFVRIPLLRPNAFLQHSFPAVSFLFTRTAFAILMLVGAGGLYLASRQWEAFVTTFSYLFTVEGFLAFAATLVLVKIAHELGHAYMAVRFGCAIPTMGIAFVVLTPMPYTDVTDAWRLQDRRQRLLIDSAGMLVELGIAAIATLLWSFLPDGPLRSMAFMLATVGWLMSLAVNLNPFMRFDGYYLASDIVGIENLQPRAFALGRWRLRELLFGLGLPSPERLPAGTQALLIVYAWMTWVYRLVLFLGIALFVYHYFFKALGIALFLVEIIYFIAFPIASELAAWYRMRRPILTSRRSWITGALLALALCAVLVPWSRTIRVPALLEAAETAQLHAPRPALVTRVSVAQGEEVVAGQELISLRSPALEQALTDARIRLQLNSLRMARRAGDELDREETTVLDNERRALLGRIEGLAREAAQLTIAAPIAGRVLEIGTGLHPGRWVNPREQLALVGRPDRLSARGYVAEKDLWRVQPDAPATFIPEMPTRAAVSLQLDDVSLAGVTALDLAELASTHGGRVAATEDQQRRLVPKSGEFLAVFAAAPDETDPAPERAIRGLIHLRGEAESIAAGAWRQVLKVLVRESGA; translated from the coding sequence GTGACGGCGCTGACCGAGGCCCCGCCGCTCCCGGTCCTGAGACCGGACCTCGCCCTGCTGCAGGGCGCGCCCGGCCGGCAGGGCGAGCCGCGCTGGCTGATCCATGACGCCCTGCAACAGCGCTTCATCCAGCTCGAAGACACCGCGCATCGCCTGCTCACGCTCTGGCCGCTATGCCGTACTGCCGGCGAACTCGCCAGTGCGATGGAGCGCCATTTCGGCATCGAGGTCGATGCGCGGGAGATCGAGGCCTTCGTCGCCTTCCTGCACACCAATCACCTGACCGCCGGCGACGACTGGCGACGGCTGCATGCGCTCAGCCAGCAGCATCGTTCCCTGATCTGGCGCGCGCTGCACGGCTATCTCTTCGTCCGCATCCCGCTGCTGCGGCCCAACGCCTTCCTGCAGCACAGCTTTCCGGCGGTGTCCTTCCTGTTCACCCGCACGGCCTTCGCCATCCTGATGCTGGTCGGGGCTGGCGGGCTTTATCTGGCGTCGCGCCAATGGGAGGCCTTCGTCACCACCTTCAGCTATCTCTTCACCGTCGAGGGCTTTCTTGCCTTCGCCGCCACGCTGGTACTGGTCAAGATCGCCCACGAGCTCGGGCATGCCTATATGGCGGTGCGCTTCGGCTGCGCGATTCCGACCATGGGCATCGCCTTCGTCGTGCTGACGCCGATGCCCTATACGGACGTAACCGATGCCTGGCGGCTGCAGGACCGGCGCCAGCGTCTGCTGATCGACAGCGCCGGCATGCTGGTCGAACTCGGCATCGCCGCCATCGCAACGCTGCTGTGGTCCTTCCTGCCCGACGGCCCCTTGCGCTCGATGGCATTCATGCTGGCGACCGTTGGCTGGCTGATGAGCCTGGCGGTCAATCTCAATCCCTTCATGCGCTTCGACGGCTATTATCTGGCTTCCGATATCGTCGGTATCGAGAACCTGCAGCCGCGCGCCTTCGCGCTGGGGCGCTGGCGGCTGCGCGAGTTGCTCTTCGGCCTCGGCCTGCCCAGTCCCGAGCGACTGCCCGCCGGGACGCAGGCGCTCCTGATCGTCTATGCCTGGATGACCTGGGTCTACCGGCTGGTGCTGTTTCTGGGCATCGCGCTGTTCGTCTACCACTACTTCTTCAAGGCACTCGGCATCGCGCTGTTCCTGGTGGAGATCATCTATTTCATCGCCTTCCCGATCGCCTCCGAACTTGCGGCCTGGTACCGCATGCGCAGACCAATCCTGACGAGCCGGCGTAGCTGGATCACCGGGGCGCTTCTTGCGCTGGCGCTTTGCGCTGTGCTGGTCCCGTGGTCGCGTACGATCCGGGTCCCGGCCTTGCTGGAAGCCGCGGAAACCGCACAGCTCCATGCACCACGCCCTGCCCTCGTCACACGCGTCTCCGTCGCACAGGGGGAAGAGGTCGTCGCCGGCCAGGAGCTGATCAGCCTGCGCTCGCCTGCGCTCGAACAGGCCCTGACCGACGCCCGCATCCGGCTCCAGTTGAACAGCTTGCGCATGGCGCGCCGCGCCGGCGACGAGCTCGACCGCGAAGAGACGACCGTCCTCGACAACGAACGCCGCGCCCTGCTCGGCCGCATCGAAGGCTTGGCGCGCGAAGCGGCGCAACTCACCATCGCGGCGCCGATCGCCGGCCGTGTCCTGGAAATCGGCACCGGCCTGCATCCCGGTCGCTGGGTCAATCCGCGCGAGCAGCTAGCCCTCGTCGGCCGGCCGGACCGCCTCAGCGCCCGCGGCTATGTCGCCGAGAAGGATCTTTGGCGCGTCCAGCCGGATGCTCCCGCCACCTTCATCCCGGAAATGCCGACGCGGGCAGCCGTCTCCCTGCAGCTCGACGACGTCTCGCTTGCCGGCGTGACGGCGCTCGACCTTGCGGAACTCGCCTCGACTCATGGCGGGCGCGTCGCCGCGACTGAAGACCAGCAGCGGCGCCTTGTGCCGAAGAGCGGAGAGTTTCTGGCCGTTTTCGCCGCGGCGCCGGATGAAACCGACCCGGCACCGGAGCGCGCGATCCGAGGTCTGATTCATCTGCGGGGTGAAGCTGAAAGTATCGCCGCTGGTGCCTGGCGGCAGGTGCTCAAGGTGCTCGTCAGGGAGAGCGGCGCCTGA
- a CDS encoding efflux RND transporter periplasmic adaptor subunit produces the protein MGALRALMRLEAAIRRAGTSQELFFLVANEARALLRARQIFVLEDERPDQPGIVAISGLPTVERGSPLVQDLERGIRHLAAQAGPKGLFEPREFRLESLGADQHSPALSAYALQEMLWLPLPPSATSPSGGLLLARETPWSEADIGIAHHLADATNYARHALAARPRRKRRRIGSKAAVAGAVLLLALGFVPVPMAILAPLEVIAREPYVVSSGLDGIVEALLVKPNETVSQGQPVVRLVGVELRNKLEIAEREVQVAAARLQKARQLAFADARGRHEMALMQAEYDLRVAERNFARDQLDKTELKAGRAGIAVYGDGKDIIGRPVAVGDRLMEIADPASIDVQIDIPVGDALVVKPGAEVKLFLDSNPLDPVGGRIVRADYKARPRDGATLAYRAIVQFDEAPAPAPRLGVRGTAQVYGEDVPLWFYLLRRPISAFRQWSGL, from the coding sequence ATGGGCGCCCTGCGGGCGCTGATGCGGCTCGAAGCCGCCATTCGCAGAGCAGGAACATCGCAGGAGCTGTTCTTCCTCGTCGCGAATGAGGCGCGGGCGCTTCTGCGCGCCCGGCAGATATTCGTTTTGGAAGACGAACGCCCCGACCAACCCGGAATCGTCGCGATCAGCGGTCTGCCGACGGTCGAGCGCGGCTCCCCGCTGGTTCAGGACCTTGAGCGCGGTATCAGGCATCTGGCCGCGCAAGCCGGGCCCAAGGGCCTCTTCGAACCGCGCGAATTTCGTCTGGAAAGCCTCGGTGCCGACCAGCATTCGCCGGCGCTTAGCGCCTATGCACTGCAGGAAATGCTCTGGCTGCCGCTGCCGCCCTCGGCCACCAGTCCCTCTGGTGGGCTTCTGCTCGCGCGTGAAACGCCCTGGAGCGAGGCCGATATCGGCATCGCCCATCACCTCGCAGATGCCACGAATTATGCACGCCATGCCCTCGCGGCACGGCCACGACGCAAGCGGCGCCGGATCGGCAGCAAGGCTGCCGTGGCGGGGGCGGTCCTTCTGCTGGCGCTCGGATTCGTGCCGGTTCCGATGGCGATCCTGGCGCCGCTGGAGGTGATCGCCCGCGAGCCCTATGTCGTCTCCAGCGGCCTCGACGGCATCGTCGAGGCGCTGCTCGTGAAGCCCAACGAAACCGTCAGCCAGGGCCAGCCGGTTGTGCGTCTCGTTGGGGTGGAGCTCCGCAACAAGCTGGAAATCGCGGAGCGCGAGGTCCAGGTCGCCGCGGCGCGCCTGCAGAAGGCGCGCCAGCTCGCCTTCGCCGATGCGCGCGGCCGTCACGAGATGGCGCTGATGCAGGCCGAGTACGATCTGCGCGTGGCCGAGCGCAACTTCGCCCGCGATCAGCTCGACAAGACGGAGCTGAAGGCCGGCCGCGCCGGCATCGCAGTCTATGGCGACGGCAAGGACATCATCGGCCGCCCCGTTGCCGTCGGCGACCGGCTGATGGAGATCGCCGACCCGGCCTCCATCGATGTGCAGATCGATATTCCGGTCGGTGATGCGCTGGTCGTGAAGCCCGGCGCCGAAGTGAAGCTCTTCCTCGACTCGAATCCGCTTGATCCCGTCGGAGGCCGGATCGTCCGCGCCGATTACAAGGCGCGCCCGCGCGACGGCGCGACGCTCGCCTACCGGGCCATCGTCCAGTTCGACGAGGCACCCGCTCCCGCACCCCGACTCGGCGTGCGCGGTACGGCCCAGGTCTATGGCGAGGATGTGCCGCTCTGGTTCTATCTGCTGCGCAGGCCGATTTCCGCGTTCCGGCAATGGAGCGGGCTGTGA
- a CDS encoding efflux RND transporter periplasmic adaptor subunit translates to MQPRDTPVRGVVRPVDQAAISSELAARITELPRKEGQSFRKGDLLAAFDCRRHQAEAQAAEAAFREARIAHESQVYLQRNQAGSRYDSETAKARADKAGAEAASLAVRLDQCRVNAPFNGRIAELGVYVHETPAPGKPFLTIIDDSALEVELIVPSAWLGWLKQGTAFAFAVDETGGSYSSHIARIGAAVDPVSQTIKVVGTLDSPDGRVMAGMSGSASFASGL, encoded by the coding sequence GTGCAACCGCGCGACACCCCTGTCCGCGGGGTCGTGAGGCCGGTCGACCAGGCGGCGATATCGAGCGAGCTGGCCGCCCGCATCACCGAACTGCCCCGCAAGGAAGGCCAGTCCTTCCGAAAGGGCGATCTATTGGCCGCCTTCGACTGCCGCCGGCATCAGGCCGAAGCGCAAGCGGCGGAGGCTGCCTTCCGCGAAGCCCGCATCGCCCATGAAAGCCAGGTTTATCTCCAGCGCAATCAGGCCGGCTCGCGCTATGACAGCGAAACGGCCAAGGCACGGGCCGACAAGGCCGGCGCCGAAGCTGCCTCTCTCGCCGTTCGGCTCGACCAGTGCCGCGTCAATGCGCCGTTCAATGGCCGCATTGCCGAGCTTGGCGTCTATGTCCACGAGACCCCCGCGCCTGGAAAGCCCTTCCTGACGATCATCGACGACTCGGCCCTGGAGGTCGAACTGATCGTGCCTTCCGCCTGGCTGGGATGGCTCAAGCAAGGCACCGCCTTCGCCTTTGCGGTCGACGAGACCGGCGGCAGCTACAGCTCTCATATCGCCCGCATCGGCGCAGCCGTCGATCCGGTCAGCCAGACGATCAAGGTCGTCGGTACGCTGGATAGCCCTGACGGCCGGGTCATGGCCGGGATGAGCGGCTCTGCCAGCTTCGCGAGCGGTCTGTGA
- a CDS encoding TolC family protein: MPDAACRQHTGRLRGGSKMISMTYRKLSISLSALLVAGCTINPEKLTTAELASMASNNLSQVTIDQEPVQGSIDLYEAMARALKYNLDHKVEVFETVVRTAELSAAQYDMLPGLAVSAGYGARDNYSASSSFNLVTRTPNFGASTSQERESVVAEAALSWNVLDFGLSYVRAQQSADKVLIAAETRRKVANRIIEDVRTAYWRALAADRLIRKLNALEGRTRKALASTDKISTEGQASPITSLTYQRELLEVRRTIQELQRDLTIAKQQLGALMNLQPGENFQLVAPHRGGVLRTPGKVRSMIWTALQNRPELRELEYQKRINLKEADAALLSMLPGIQLYAGPNFDSNDFLLNNNWMGWGAKATGNLLKILKYPAQKAVIDKQEELLEQRGLAITMAIMTQVHVSNIRFQHLRKELASATQYFDVQSRLLGQMKAQTAAERISEQTLIREEMNTLLAELRRDLAYSGLQNAYANLYASMGMDGYVSDIDFQIPVKELSQSLANLWQERGSGRAALNAPEI, translated from the coding sequence GTGCCCGACGCAGCGTGCCGGCAGCACACCGGCAGACTCCGAGGTGGCTCCAAAATGATATCGATGACCTACCGTAAGCTATCTATTTCACTGTCTGCTTTGCTTGTTGCGGGATGCACTATCAATCCGGAAAAATTGACTACGGCAGAACTGGCCTCCATGGCTTCCAATAATCTGAGCCAGGTAACGATCGATCAGGAACCTGTCCAAGGCTCCATCGACCTTTACGAGGCGATGGCTCGCGCGTTGAAGTACAACCTCGATCATAAGGTCGAAGTTTTCGAGACTGTCGTCAGGACGGCCGAGCTGAGCGCCGCTCAATATGACATGCTTCCTGGTCTCGCCGTCAGCGCCGGTTACGGCGCTCGCGACAACTACAGCGCTTCCAGCAGTTTCAACCTTGTCACCCGCACGCCCAACTTCGGAGCCTCGACCTCGCAGGAGCGCGAATCCGTCGTTGCCGAGGCCGCCCTGAGCTGGAACGTCCTCGATTTCGGACTGTCCTACGTCCGGGCTCAGCAATCCGCCGACAAGGTTCTCATCGCTGCCGAGACACGGCGCAAGGTCGCCAATCGCATCATCGAGGATGTCCGGACCGCCTATTGGCGCGCGCTGGCGGCCGACCGGCTCATCCGCAAGCTCAACGCGCTCGAAGGCCGGACCCGCAAGGCGCTGGCCAGCACCGACAAGATCTCGACGGAGGGGCAGGCCTCGCCGATCACCTCCCTCACCTATCAGCGCGAATTGCTCGAAGTCCGGCGGACGATTCAGGAGTTGCAGCGGGATCTCACCATCGCCAAGCAGCAGCTCGGCGCCCTGATGAACCTGCAGCCCGGCGAGAACTTCCAGCTGGTCGCGCCGCACCGCGGCGGCGTGCTGCGCACGCCGGGCAAGGTTCGCTCGATGATCTGGACCGCGCTGCAGAACCGGCCGGAACTGCGCGAGCTGGAGTACCAGAAGCGGATCAACCTGAAGGAAGCGGACGCCGCGCTTCTGTCCATGCTGCCGGGCATCCAGCTCTATGCCGGGCCGAATTTCGACAGCAACGACTTCCTCCTCAACAACAACTGGATGGGCTGGGGCGCCAAGGCCACCGGCAACCTGCTCAAGATCCTGAAATATCCGGCCCAGAAGGCCGTCATCGACAAGCAGGAAGAACTGCTGGAGCAGCGCGGACTGGCAATCACCATGGCGATCATGACCCAGGTCCATGTCAGCAATATCCGGTTCCAGCATCTGAGGAAGGAACTGGCTTCGGCGACACAGTATTTCGATGTGCAAAGCCGGCTGCTCGGCCAGATGAAGGCACAGACCGCTGCCGAACGAATCAGCGAACAGACGCTGATCCGCGAGGAGATGAACACCCTGCTGGCGGAGCTGCGTCGCGACCTCGCCTATTCCGGCCTGCAGAATGCCTATGCCAATCTCTACGCCTCGATGGGCATGGACGGCTATGTCAGCGATATCGACTTCCAGATACCGGTCAAAGAGCTATCGCAATCGCTGGCAAACCTCTGGCAAGAGCGCGGTAGCGGCCGCGCGGCACTGAACGCTCCGGAAATCTAA